From the genome of Calditrichota bacterium, one region includes:
- a CDS encoding (2Fe-2S)-binding protein — protein METITINFILNHKPVSVTCSPNKRLLDVLREDFQLTGTKEGCGIGECGACTVLLNGKAVNSCLILAPQVEGAEVVTVEGLADGEKLHPLQESFLKHGAVQCGFCTPGMLMSAAALLDENPQPSEEDVKEAISGNLCRCTGYKQIVDAILETALD, from the coding sequence ATGGAAACAATTACCATTAATTTTATTTTAAATCATAAGCCGGTATCAGTAACGTGTTCACCAAATAAACGATTGCTCGATGTTTTGCGCGAGGATTTTCAGCTCACAGGTACAAAAGAGGGATGTGGCATCGGTGAATGCGGCGCTTGCACGGTGCTGCTCAACGGAAAAGCTGTCAATTCCTGCCTGATTTTGGCGCCGCAAGTGGAAGGAGCGGAAGTCGTGACAGTAGAAGGCTTGGCAGACGGGGAAAAACTGCATCCGTTGCAAGAAAGTTTTCTCAAACATGGCGCTGTCCAGTGTGGTTTTTGCACACCGGGAATGTTGATGTCTGCGGCGGCATTGCTGGATGAAAATCCGCAGCCGTCGGAAGAAGATGTGAAAGAAGCGATTTCCGGCAATTTGTGCCGCTGTACCGGGTACAAACAGATTGTTGATGCAATTCTGGAGACGGCGTTGGATTGA